The Athalia rosae chromosome 4, iyAthRosa1.1, whole genome shotgun sequence DNA segment TTCATCCTGGACAGCGAATATCTTTCGACGTTGCTCGTAATTGTACCCAAGTAAGGCTGTGTAATCTTTGTGTGTAGTCTTTTATAACTAATACATCTGCACATTCAAACTCACCGTTCCTGTAAGAATACGCAGAGAACAAACACGCACACTAACTACAATttaatacgatttttttctcatcagatCTGCCATCCCAGAGTGGCATGCTGTGTATGAAAAGCTGACTGACATGATAGTTCCTCGCAGCACACAGCTGATCAGCCAGGATCAGGAATACGGGCTATTCACCGTAACCCTGTTCAAGAAAGTTGTCGAAGAATTCAAGTTACACGCTCGGGAAAAGAAGTTCATTGTTCGTGATTTTACGTACAATGAGGAAGAGCTAGCAGCTGGTAATTGACTTGTTTGTACCCGTAATCAAGAGCCAAGTCTTCAAGGTGGCTTTGCGAGAATTTCGGTGATTCATGCTGACACTCGATATATTGCTTTCAAGGTAAAAATGAGATCACCAAACTCGTAACCGATAAAAAGAAGCAGTTCGGACCCCTGGTTCGATGGCTGAAAGTCAACTTCAGCGAATGTTTCTGTGCTTGGATTCATGTCAAAGCTTTACGTGTATTCGTCGAATCGGTCCTCAGGTACGTAATCGAGGTGTAGTGATATCGGCATGGACCGCGAACATACTTGCCTCGCGATTGCCAGGTAATCCGTTAAAAGCCCTTAGATTAACAAATCTACATGACAATTAGGTATGGACTCCCAGTCAATTTCCAAGCCATTCTATTACAACCAAACAAAAAGAGCAGTAAAAGGCTGCGGGATGTTCTGAATCAGTTGTATGCCCACTTGGATTCCTCTGCTACGTCCGGTGGAAATGCACAGTCTGGTAACCAAGATGTGAGTCaaatgattataatatatacgcaAGCTCTAATAGCCCATTCAAATGAAACTAGTTATTTTTAAAGTCGTGGTTCACTTATGGTGAACCTCTCGACCTCGACTTAGATACAGGCATCAGAACAATTCCATAATTATCACCTGTGCGTCTGCACTTTGATTCATTATCTCAACTTCTGACACAGAGTGTGGAGATACCAGGTCTGGGTTTCGGACAAAACGACTACTACCCTTATGTTTACTACAAGATCAACGTAGATATGGTCGACAACAAGGTATAATGAATGGGTATCAATTCCACCGTTCCGCAGCACACGCTCTTCTCCTTCCTAACTTCATCCATCAGTATCCTACGCCCGTTATGTGCAAGGAATATCAGGTAACGAGTGCTTGTTGATAACAGTCCGAACTTTGCCGTTTATACCAGAAGTGTTGTATCCTCTGTATACATGCAATTATAGGCATGCCTCTATAAATAAGTCAAACCATTGCCAAGGTTGATTAtgtttaatatttttgttaattaacaaaaaacaacgacgaGATACCACTATGGTTGTTAACGTCTTACCAACTGCTTTGTAGCGACAACAACAGTTGAGAACGAGAATGTGATGCTGGCATTGAGTTTTTTAGTATCAACGGTTACAAAGTTCGGAATAATTCGCGACGTGTCTATTTGTAAATACTGTGTGCagacaattgaaaaaacaaaaaagctaATATAATCAGACCCGGTCAAAAGTTTATTCGATAGCTTTGCTCGTTTGGTTGACCGGAGAAATCCACCGTTCCTCGTCGCAATAGCACAGATGAAATATTTaagtgaataattataattaggtAGAGAAATACTTGACAGATTGCGGACCAAATAACGCTGAGGcacgttttcatttttgttttcgttcagATTCGTCGAATTGTGTTAATAAATATTCGTTAAAACACTTAATTTCGGGGAttgtaaattgaaatcaaacCAAAAAGACAATAACTTTCATTGAGATGTGGCTCAGTGCTATATGTTCCTTAGTATCTTTGTATCATGTAACTGGAACTACACCGTTAGTATTATGAACCGCGATACGATAATTAACGCAGGCCGATGTTTATAAAATACACAATTTTCGGAATAATTCCTATATTAGTTATTTAGATAGATTTAAATCGATTTAGCTGGAACTACGAGCTATCTCTTCTtgctctttctcattttttaggCGCGAGAATCGTCCATTTGCTTTTTCGCGGGAAAAACGTAAATCCAGTGACGATATGCTGCTCAGTATTCATCGAGTTCAGTTTAGAAATAATGCCCAATCCACTTCCATCGTGGTAGTTCAGCCCTAGTGGCAATATTATTTgcgtaattatatttcaacgCTTTATTCGAAATCACCTCGAAGCCTTTCGCATGATTGGTTTATCGTAGTACggattattttaaaaatttttttcgaacgagaaGTAATTCCAAAAATTGGTAGAAATCGCGACTGGGTGAGGTACCTGGACCGTCTTTAAAAATCCAAGCTCAGATCCGATAAACACAAAAATTGAGTACGGTCTACGTCGATCGCATTCCAGAACTATCGAAACTTGTAATTATTTACGGAGGTAGTAGCACGATACGTTCGCCGTtgttataataaatacatattcTATACATACAAGTAGCTTGCATCGAGGATGTAAAAACGATTCAATTcatggattttttcttcgtattctTAGACGTAACTTTCGCCGCCAATGAGGATAGGAAAAGAGCGGATATCGATCTGCTCTGAATGTTTGGTTTTACAAATTGAAACAGGTCTTGTATATGATATCACTTTATTGAATAGATATATCATTATAAAAAAAGGTAAGTGAACAGAAAACGTGTCTATGACGAACAGTAGAAAGTGCATATAGCTCCCTACCTCCATATTTAATTGCATTATAGTTCTGTAATATTGTATAATTACATGAAGATAAATTCAATCTAAGATATAGAAATGAAGTCCAGCAATAATATTGGTCGAAACGCGAGTAAATAGGCGGCTGACTGGTCATACTCATATCGATTGCGAAAATAATGGAATATAACATATTGTCAAtcgaaacaaacaaacataTTTCTCGACAGATGTCCAGAAAATTCCCGATGTTTGTTGCATGATTGAAAGTTCATCCACTATATTCCGAgacaatttgaatttcgggaATTCGGTCAGATTAGTACTCGTAATATTTGAAACGTTGCGCATTCCAAATTAAAAGTAAGGCGTCTTGCGTGATGAAAGTgagaaatacaaaatttcaaaattggtAAGTGCTAACATCTCAAGGAAGGTGGTATGTCTTACCTCGTCTGCTtgctattttatatttatattgctAAATATTGCTAATGTTGTACCTGTATCCTATACTTACAACATTTCCTGATTTATGTCCTGATTGGGGGCTGTTTCAAATTGCGTTCATTGATATGACTCAgttttattcgtattttttgttctcataaataaattttaatgttAGACATTTGACTCGAACAAAAGAACCAACAGCCGGCAAACAAAGCGAAGGTTGGGACGCGCCATACGTAAAAATTGAGATGGTCTCTGATTTTTATGAAACATTATGCGATAATTTAGTTGGCAGCAGGTCGAAAGTATAAAGAAGCTCGCTTATCATTTCTGTGAATATATTGTTATTGTATAATGTAACAAATTTGGGATCGAAGAAGAATACGGCAGAGGCAAAATATTGTAATTTGTAGATATGATTGCAGGGACGATTTATTGGTCGTTCcatctatattatattattatatattataaataaatatcacgtTCCGTTATTGTAGGTATCATTAATGGCGTTTGAACTTCTTCTGTTTTCCATTTCTATCGCTCCGAACGTCTATGTCCCGGGTTAAATTACAACCACATCCTCATTTCGTTATACTTCTATAGAATACACGCCGATCTCATCCAGCAATCATTTAAGTTGTAATGTAGTAATGCAATAACGCCATCTTCATAAGACCTACGCCGGTTTGTTTGACGAAACGTTGCTGCTTTCGACCAAATTCTAGAATAATTTATATCATCCCAGTAAGTTAACATAATGTATGATGGAATCATTTTCTTTGACCTATGAAAGACTATACCTTTagttcatcaattttttgatcccaTATTCCTTGATCAGTGGAGCTACCTACAAGCTCGACAGCTTTGATAAGGAGCTGAGTTACTCTGGCCACATTCTTCTTGAATACAGCCATAACGTCAGCCACACATACTTTATCCCCTGTATCCCTCCAGCAGTCATAGTCCGTAGCCAGAGCAATAGCTCCATACAGAATACCTGCTTCTTTGGCCAAACACACCTAGGCAGAAAATGTAATATAGATATTACTGACAAAAAGTTTGGCGTTATAAAGGATCGAGCCATGTAATGGAAAATGCTCATACCTCAGGACACAAGGTCATATTGATCAGATCGCCACCCCATTGTTGGAAAGCACGACTTTCTGCCTTTGATGAAAATCTAGGTCCTTCGATGGTTACGACTGTCCCCCCATCTTGCAGCTTTATGTCAGTAAGGCTAGCTGCCTTTAAAATTATCTTTCGAATGTCAGGATGAAATGCTGGCTCCATTGGTACATGGCATACacctgtacaaaaaaaaactttaacaTTGTTTGTCACCATTTATCTGTCTAGAAAACTCATCTGCCATGAGATTCAAATACCTTGGTATTCTTTTGATGTGCCATCAAAGAAGGTGTTTGCTCTCTTGGATGTTCTGTCCAAAAAGCTGTCCGGTAAAACAAGATCGCCAGGACGGATAGATTCTTGTAGTGATCCACATGCGGTAGAAGCCAATATGTGAGTGCAGCCAGCCAGACGAAGAGCCTCTATGTTGGCCCGGTAATTGACGTTACTTGGGATAATTTTATGACCCACTCCATGTCTGTGTGCCAATATGGTATTTGAAGTCATTCAGTAAAGATCAGATTTGGAGTAATCGGCATTGTTTGTGAAATACAGTACGACACctttgtcaattttcatttagttTGTTGTTGATAGTCTTACCGAGAGAGTAATACAACCTCTGTATCTCCGATAAAACCATGGTAGAGATCGCTCGATGGATAGCCGAAGTCATTTTTGGCATCTTCTTGCGATACTCTAACAAGTTGTTGAAGTATTTGAGCGGCCGGGTCATCTAATCCTGAACCACCGATTATCCCTACCTGAAATTGTGAGTAGTGTACATTAGTTGATAGATATAATGCACAAAGCACGTTGGaagttcaattattcaattatcaattACAATGTAATATAACTTGACTTTGTACAGGTTTGCTCAATGGAATACCAGAATTGATGATCATAAAATTACACCCCTCTTATCGTGTAAAAAATATGCACCTTAATCGTGTATTTTCCCATGTTTCACGTTTTACTCTAGGAGGTACTACGCACAGACCTTGGGACAGACGATACGTTTATGGAATGTGGAATCACAATCAGCACTCGATTCGTAACTAGATAAATTGATGCAAAAGGTTGTCGACCCACGAAACCTTATCACCTTTCGACCCTCACCGCGTTGTGCTTCAACACTGATctcatgaaatattcttttggGTCTGTCGAATTCCTTATCATATTGTGGTCAAGCTGTACCACGCGAATACATGAATTCACGAGCAACCCCTGAATAACTCTACGAGCAATTCAACGATGTAAGTCTGTACTCGTTCACCAGCATGTGAATTGTTGAGCGCTGGTTTAAACAAATATAGTTAATTATGTCATTATTCTACGTAAGATGGCAGCACACTGCACAAATAGGAGATGAGGCAGTGTCGGCGAAAACTAGCTAATATGCAGTGACCAGAGGAGGGGATTTTCTACCATATAAGAGGCCGAATTTTAAGGAGCTAAGTTCTTTTTACTACTCTACTATTtcagaaattcatgaatttttgatttcttttctgtaGCATAAGATTCTATCGAGTGCATCTGAAGAACAAAAACTTTGCTGATCATGTACTCGAAAggattttttctactttcacaACAACTTTcacgtttgaattttcatgaaaGTAGTTTACCGCTTTGGTTCTAACTTTATACGTTGTATTGTAGGTCGATAATTTGAATATCTCGTttttataccaaaaaaaaatatgccatGACAAATTGACATCCATTTCAAATATGGCtgttaaaaaaacaaattgcgaTCACTCTAGTAACGCTCTCGTTTTCTACCACACTGCCTCATGCAGATCTACCGTTGATTGAGGATTTGTAACTGAAAGACCTACGAGCCAGAGAATCACattaaatgaaaaagtgaGCGAATAAGACTAAATTATACGTTGTATAAGCGAATCGAAGAAATGAATCAACCAGTTAGCCGAAATAACTACCAATCTGCGTCAGCAACGGGTGAGTAGGTTACGTGTACGGACTCTTCCTTGATAGTTACGTATGATGTTAAGgtaattcgaattcgaattctCACCGTAGGGTAAGTATCACGATTTTGTCACAGAGATGTGATCTCTTTCGTGTGGATATGGACACGATGAAATGTCTCAGTTTTCGACCGCTCAtttgaaaacttcaacacGGGCTATTTTACCGCCAAGTGACAACATTGAACTTGTTACCAGTGTTTGATTTCAGTGTAATAACGCAACGAAAGAGAGGCATGTGTGAACCGATCATGACATGTCCAGTGTGTCTTCGATGCAATAGTCCACCGCGGATTCGTCTACTATCTACACATCCGAACTTGGATGAAGAGAGTGAGTGGGATCGAGGACCGGGGACAGGGACGCAGACGGAGACAGCAATCGGAGCTGTCGAGATCGTACAACCTGGTGGGCCGCTGCGCCGGTCAGCCCCCGCGCTGCTCTCGTCACATTACTACAGCAGTACAACCTGATCGTTCCGCCGAGTATCGAGTCTGCCGGAGGTGCGGAGGAGAATGTTTCGGTTAGTTTTAAGTCGCATGTTACCTATGCTAACTCGTACTTAACAATAAGACCCGAGAAAATCTCCGATTCGTTTTTGCTGTGCAACAGTGGAATTTTCTACGTCAAGTACCACCTGTGTTCGTTCAACTCCCGCGGATTCACTAGACATCGGTAAACGCCGGGACCATTGGGAATGCTCTGACTGGTTGTAGGACGATGTCGATGATGGTTCAATGCGTGAGTATACCTGTACTTGTACACActcttatacatacatatcatCATACTATACGCGCGAAACAATCCTCAAACTCTGCACGAGAATTAAACAATATATGATGGAATTTCTGTCACAAATATTATCATTGCATAATTCTGACATAGTTTTCGTGGATTGTGAAGTTTCAAAGGCAATAGTAGCACGTGAAAGCATATTATGAGGAGCCTCAGTGTTCGCACGTCCTATACAGAGAACATGAATTTACTTCCGTTCATTTAGTAACTGACAATGCCTGGTGACTACACGTAGCTATACCCATCTATAGCTACCAGTGTACGATGATTCAGTGATTGTGTATATCATCACACAGACATCCACACAGCACCACAAGTAATTGTTACATTCATACAAAATATTATACGGATGAACACCGtgatagatataatatacacctaAATATagtacgtataattataatacaagTAGAGATACGTGTGAATGTGGTGGAGTTGCAAGATATGCAGTagagtatatacatatcggTATTTGATGTGCATTCTGAGTAGCGTCTGCAAATATGAAAATGTCGATGATTGTGCACCTGCTCTTATGTTTGTCATCCCACATGCACAAATCCGTGTGTACACCTATTAGTACGACCATAGTTGGTGGCGACTAGAGGTGGTACGCGGGGTCAGATACGCTAGAGAAGCACGTGCGCGCCTAGGAGAaactcgtttatttttcaatattctttaCGTTGCGTCGAGTCAATAATCAAACATTTACACGAAATTATTCTACAAGGAAAAAGTGCTGtgctgaaatatttgaatatatgcAGCAGGTAGGCGCCGCTCCGAGCATCGCGGTCACCATGGAACTCGATGGCGGCATACGAAATCCGGCGTGTCAGGATGATCTCGACGAAACTTGTTACTCGAAGGAACGCAGCTGCAGTCAGCCGAATTATCTACCCACCAATGTGAGTTTCGCCACACTAGACAATTTGttaagaaaaagaattgaagaaataagCTTCGAATTCTCTCGTAAGAACGGGAGATGTTTACATACATGCGTTCGCTGGAATTTGAGTGCTATTCTTCGACGAACTCGGCGtcgcggtatacctatacggtttGTTTTTGAGACACGATTATTCGAGGCTTCGAAACTCGATCTAACCAAGTATCACCTACGTCTTCTAATCTCTATTAGCGGGTGAAGCCAAATCCTGCACCTGGGATTGATCCATCTGCGGTATGCCTACTCATTCCGTTGTCGGTCGTCCTTTAGTTCGTCGACATTCATTATTGGTCACTTATTATCGCTGGAAATCGGGATTTCCAATTGCAGCGCGTAACATGTTAAACCTAATCGATTCATATTTCACACAAATGTGTGCACGACACACGTATATGGGTCGTAACATggaatcttttatttttccccaatGCTCGACTTACGCATCGGTGGTTACCAAGACGGATGTGCTCGCATTATGCTCACATGTAACATTTCGTATCATCAGTTGTCACATAAGCAACAGGATGATCGTATCGTTCGACAGTATGTGCTTGATAGTGATATAGTGCGCCGCAACGTATCGACGATGTATGTGAGTATAATTTGGCTCGTTCCAGGGGGGAATCATCCCTCCGTCAATTATGAATCTTAACGACTTATCTCGGCAGGTGCATTTTtgatcaaaaataatttactgtGTACATCTCTCTTACTTTGAGCTACGATCAGTTTGTACCCGTTGTCTGTCTCGCTCGTCTAGCGAATTCGCCTGCTCTCCGCAAACTATCGCCGCATCGTGTTTTGAGAAAACCTGATCCACTAAATGCCAAGGACGGGCCAAGAAatctccatatttttttcaaggcCTCCGAGTCTACCCAAGCGTTTGTTGTTACACGTTCATAATCAACGGAATGTTGTTCCTCCGCGGAGGAAGTTCGCACAGTTGCGCGGTGGACGTTGCAGTATTTATATTCCGGAAAATTGTTGGtcaggatgaaaaatatatttggtTCTGTGTTGCATACGATAATTAAGAACTGAGGAATTTCCTACGAGTTGTGACTCATGAGGCAGCTGTAGTCATAAATATGGCATTCTATACCTTATCTATAATTTCATGAACTCACTCAACCAAGTATGGGTATTAAAGCTCGAAAGATTAGGTACCTATAATTGCGGGTCTCATTTGGACGTCTTAGCGAGTAGCGTATCATACCTGTGCGTAAGTGAACCGTCCCGGCTTATTGGATCCCGCGGTAAAACTCGACAATAGTAACAGGCGCCACATAGATGGTGCAGCTGCGATTTGATCAGCGTTATCGGGACGCGTGTACTCCGtacttatacattatataaagATTTACACTCCGAAAGGTAAATAGAATCGCCTGTGTGTAGGCATACCTGTGTAACGGAGAATGAGTCATCGCGAGTAGCGCGACAACGAACTTACTCACCTGGAATTCTGCTTATTATATTGCCCACAGTCATATGACAGCACTGCCGCGTTACCGAGCACATGTTCGGGGCAGCTGCTACACCACGTTCTTTGATTATATTCGCGTTTCATCGACCCGGAAGCAATTGATTGCCATTGAATAATGCCGTCATTAGTCTACTTATTCATAATTATAACTTGTAGATATGTTTTTCATAGCCGTACGcgcgattcaaattttctggTACAGCTGCTCTGGTTGGAAGGTCTGTTTTGTTTGTATTCCAACAAAGAGGAGAATAGATCGGCAAATGTACATACAAATACCTGCCTATGGATATACCCATATAAATCGTCTGTTATTCATTTAAAAAGGATATCCGCGGACTCGGTCGTTGATAGCGtgcaaaaataattgtcaCGCGACAGTTTTAGCTGTATTCCGAAACCCTTATGGAACAGAACATTTCTAGTATGCTTGATGGGTGAATAGGATTTCAAGAAGCATGCTCGAAGGCCTCATGATTCACGGTCCACCTCGCGAACCTCGCGATAGTTTCAAGCTCTATACTTGGAAATCTATCAAAAACGGTAGATTTTTGGAGCCAacgtaaaaaatttcccataCCGGGAATCGAACCCGAGCCTCCTGGGTGAAAGCCAGGTATCCTAGCCACTAGACCATATGGGAGGATATGAGAGGTACCagagattaaatttttttaaatactcgATAGTTCAGGACGCAATCAGTGTTCAATGCGCTCCGATGGTTAATCCGGTGGATGTAAAAGCCATGGGATTTTGAGgcgtaaaaaaaggaaaataacgGATGAGAACTCTGTGAAGACCAGAGACATGAGAACCATTGCAGTCGCGTGCGACAGGCAATCCGAATAACGTGGCTAAAAAAGTTGCCTCGGTTCAGGCGCCTCGTACCAAAGTCGCACATGTGCGAGTTATTTAACTTACGGAGTAACAGATTTTCATACCGCGGTGGGAGATTGTATTCAATTGAATAGTATTTCAAGCTCTTAAGTCCACGACTCGCTCATGTAATCTACGCATGATATATCTTTATATTTTCCATCGGCGCACGTTTACGCAAAGACATGACaacgtcaaaatttcaaatcacctTTTGCTCACGGATTACGCGTTGCGTCGCGTTGGACAATCAAAAATCAGTATGAATCGAACGATTTTGGTTGGGATGTGTCAACGCGAGCGTGATTCGTTTGACCCTTTACCGTTGAGGGAAGCTGGCTATCCGTGTCCCTCCGTCCTCGATCATAAATTGCAATTAAAATATAGGGGTGGCGGAGTCCGTTGTACAGAGGACGTCGAGTCCCGCTGCATCATCAGCTTTGAGCGGAGGTTCGCTTTGCGGctgtaaaattttctcaaccgatgtaaaaaatgaaaatgaaaccaaaATTGCAATCGGTTGTTAGTTCCCCACCCCACGTACGTCTTCGGGCATTTTATATTCCAACACGTTCTGCGCAGAATATTCGTGCTTTAGGGTGTCGCGTTATACGTAAGTTTGATCCTAAGCGGTGGGTGTACTTATTTTACTTGTTCGTAAGGCCCTGGTAGTTGATGCCAATGACGGTGTCGTCGTCCCGCGTCGTGGGTTTGGTGCAGCAGCGTCGTCATGGTGGGGGTAGTTAAGCCGAGCTTAACGTATAGGGAGGGCAACGATAGGACACCACCGGTTGGTACTTTAGTCTTTAGTAGCAGTTAAGCGCTTGCCTAAGCTGGTCGGTGCGGTGCGACGTGTACGTCAACGAACCGCGCTGCTTCCCGGAGGACGATTATCCCTCGAGTGAATATGTCCATGTGCTCGGTGCATCGGCGAGTGCAATCCGGTACAGGTGGTTAACAATTCTGCGGGTATCGAGGGAGGAGCTCGACGACGTGTGCTCCCCCAAAGCAGTAGGTATTTGAAATTATCGGCACACGATAGCCGTCAGATTTCCACTGGTCTTTTGTTCGCCTTTATTGTGTATACGCAGAGCCGGTTAGTCCTggagtgaatttttaatttatccaaTATCCGTTTGATTAGCTGGACCCAGACACAGGCGAACGCCTCTGCGGCACTTGCTTATAGTTCGGGTACGCGTTTTATAAACGGGGGAGAAACGGGCAACTCTCCATGAACGCAAGGGGCGGTTAGCCAACGGTCTCgacgagttgaaaaatataacagcTCATGTTCAAAGATCGGTCTGCACTATTTTCGAACTGACTCTCTGGCCAGCCATAAATGCAAGTAAAACGTTCAAGATCGTCAAATCGTGCGAGTTGTTACACCTACTgcggaatttattttcaaggaGTTGCGATATCTTGATATAGGCAAGTTCAGATTAATTGGATAAAATTTGGAATGCTATGTaattacttattgttagattgtACGATAGACcgatttttatccattttcttcgttcgcgcGGCGATATGAGTCGATGGAACTTGAAACGCCGCTCATCGATTCAATTCTTCATCTTCGCATAAATCTTCTTGCGTAACGATCTATTGACGAATCTCTTGTCTGGCGACATACGATCGTAACAACGAATATACGACCCTCGTCTCCACGATTTTGATTTGCTAATTTCGATTTGTGTTTctgctttatttatttctatagCGTGTGACGTAggaaatgtaaaatatactACCTTGTGTCATTAAAATCGCAGTTTTGGCGCTTACGGTCTTGTCGTTAGATACACGATATTGATTATACTAAAAAAATACCGGTTTTCGGAACATAAAATACGCAGATACCTCATTAGCAGGGACAGATTGGTGGCCTATACTCGTACTTGAATTAATATCTCTCAACGAATCTCAATTCCCCGTCGTTATTATCGATATCCCTTAGCCCGAATGATTTATACCTTTTTCTGATCCACAGAAATCAACAGAAATATTGACGATCCAGTGCGCCGATAATAGACTGGAGGGTGCGGGGGTCGGCAGCACCGTGGATCCTTCGGGAGCGAGTGCGGGGTCCCAGGACGCCCGTGAAAAGATCATGAACGCATGCCGAAGTCTGTGGCACTGGCGTTTCCTCGTCGACGGTACGATTGGTCTATCGGGTCAGTAaatcaataaaatttatataacaAACAGTACttacaataaattttcgatCTGGCGAATCTTTGCGCACTTCTCACCTCGATCAACTGAATCGCGCGTGTGTCTATCGGGTCACCGTTATCGACATGCCTATCAAGCTAAAAGCTACCGCTTGGAAAAAGCGACCTTTACAACATAAATTAGGTACTGATTAGTCGCGCTAATTAAGTGCCCTATTTGCGAATTAGCATCCAATTAGCATTGAATTTCGATGTATCGTCAGAGTCGATTTTCTCATGTGTTTCGAGCTTGATACGCATAGGTGTTACTCGCTGCCCTGCATCGTTGCCATCGTGTTTTGAACCCTTCGTGTTCTCGTCAATTAGTCGGTCCCTCGCGCGGTTATTTCCTGATTACGTAACGACTGGGTGACACTAGCAGAGGAAGGCGATGCGTCTGTACGCAATGCGGCGCGAAGAACCAACTGTCTCTATACTGCCTCTGATGCCCTGCCACATATTTGCGCGTGCACTCGTCTGTTGCACGCAGTAGTGTAACGCATCCGAGCAACAGCATCACCGCTTCCTAACTACAACGTGAACGGATGACATAGGTTTTCGTTGCAGCCCTCGCACGTGACGTTACATTTGTCATTTATTAGCAATGTCACGCGTTCTAGATTATTCGGAAATGGATGCGTGGCGGTGCACGTTGTCATCCGAAAGCCCATTAGGACGAACGCGGGTAGATCGTTCTGACGGAGGGTAGTGGTAAGGGAGAGATGCGATTTGCATTCGAGATCAGAATCCCATTCAGCTTGCGTTTTTGTGCGTTCCACAATTATTCACCACAAAAAGTGTATTTGGAAATGATATTTCGTGAAGTAAATCCGATTTCTCACCGTATCTTGACACCGACCAGAGTCAGTAACTATACCTC contains these protein-coding regions:
- the LOC105692674 gene encoding V-type proton ATPase subunit C isoform X1; this encodes MTEYWLISAPGDKTCQQTWEAMNNLTSKQNSLSSNFKFHIPDLKVGTLDQLVGLSDDLGKLDTFVEQVTRKVATYLGEVLEDQRDKLHENLMANNSDLPSYITRFQWDMAKYPIKQSLRNIADIISKQVGQIDADLKTKSTTYNNLKGSLQNLEKKQTGSLLTRNLADLVKKEHFILDSEYLSTLLVIVPKSAIPEWHAVYEKLTDMIVPRSTQLISQDQEYGLFTVTLFKKVVEEFKLHAREKKFIVRDFTYNEEELAAGKNEITKLVTDKKKQFGPLVRWLKVNFSECFCAWIHVKALRVFVESVLRYGLPVNFQAILLQPNKKSSKRLRDVLNQLYAHLDSSATSGGNAQSGNQDSVEIPGLGFGQNDYYPYVYYKINVDMVDNKV
- the LOC105692675 gene encoding S-methyl-5'-thioadenosine phosphorylase, giving the protein MGKYTIKVGIIGGSGLDDPAAQILQQLVRVSQEDAKNDFGYPSSDLYHGFIGDTEVVLLSRHGVGHKIIPSNVNYRANIEALRLAGCTHILASTACGSLQESIRPGDLVLPDSFLDRTSKRANTFFDGTSKEYQGVCHVPMEPAFHPDIRKIILKAASLTDIKLQDGGTVVTIEGPRFSSKAESRAFQQWGGDLINMTLCPEVCLAKEAGILYGAIALATDYDCWRDTGDKVCVADVMAVFKKNVARVTQLLIKAVELVGSSTDQGIWDQKIDELKNLVESSNVSSNKPA